Proteins co-encoded in one Flavobacterium fluviale genomic window:
- the trmB gene encoding tRNA (guanosine(46)-N7)-methyltransferase TrmB → MGSKNKLKRFRENETFQNVFQPTREEVVGDLMPLKGKWNSDFFKNDNPLILELGCGKGEYSVGLAEKYPDKNFIGIDIKGARFWRGAKTAVEDGLHNVAFVRTQIELIDHIFAENEVDEIWITFPDPQIKYKRTKHRMTNSEFLKLYKKILKKDGVVNLKTDSEFMHGYTLGLLHGEGHEVLYANHNVYKNEGSPEVVTSIQTFYEKQYLEINKAITYIRFKIKD, encoded by the coding sequence GTGGGAAGTAAAAATAAACTTAAGAGATTCAGAGAAAACGAAACATTTCAAAACGTTTTTCAACCAACCAGAGAAGAAGTTGTTGGCGATTTAATGCCTTTAAAAGGAAAATGGAATTCTGATTTCTTTAAAAACGATAATCCGTTAATCTTAGAATTAGGATGCGGAAAAGGTGAATACTCTGTTGGATTAGCAGAAAAATACCCAGACAAAAATTTTATCGGAATTGACATTAAAGGTGCTCGTTTCTGGCGTGGTGCTAAAACTGCTGTTGAAGACGGCCTGCATAATGTTGCCTTTGTCCGCACTCAAATCGAATTAATCGATCATATTTTTGCTGAGAATGAGGTAGACGAAATCTGGATTACTTTCCCAGATCCGCAGATTAAATACAAAAGAACGAAACACAGAATGACGAATTCTGAGTTCTTGAAATTGTACAAAAAAATCCTCAAAAAAGATGGTGTCGTAAACCTTAAAACCGACAGCGAATTTATGCACGGATATACGCTTGGACTGCTTCATGGTGAAGGCCACGAAGTATTATATGCCAACCATAATGTTTACAAAAATGAAGGAAGCCCAGAAGTTGTAACTTCAATCCAGACATTTTATGAGAAACAATATTTAGAAATTAACAAGGCAATTACGTATATTCGTTTCAAAATTAAAGACTAA
- a CDS encoding MGMT family protein produces MTEENFFERVYTIARQIPYGKVTSYGAIAKALGAARSARMVGWAMNACHNMDDIPAHRVVNQKGLLTGKHHFDGTNLMQQLLENEGIKVVNNQIIDLEKHFWKPEVEL; encoded by the coding sequence ATGACTGAGGAAAATTTTTTCGAAAGAGTTTATACAATCGCAAGACAAATTCCATACGGAAAAGTAACTTCTTATGGTGCAATTGCAAAAGCTTTAGGAGCTGCGCGTTCTGCCAGAATGGTTGGCTGGGCAATGAATGCCTGCCATAATATGGACGATATTCCTGCACACAGAGTAGTAAACCAAAAAGGCCTCTTGACAGGAAAACATCATTTTGACGGCACTAATTTAATGCAGCAGCTTTTAGAAAACGAAGGCATTAAAGTTGTCAATAACCAAATTATAGATCTCGAAAAACATTTTTGGAAGCCAGAGGTTGAACTTTAA
- a CDS encoding ammonium transporter: protein MKIEKRWIISFIMISVVCTIGAFWPTVTENSYVLSEFGTIDNIVPADVAWMLTSSCLVLIMTPGLSFFYGGMVGKKNVISTMLQSFICLGVVTLLWVVVAFSLAFGDPVGFGSGDHFYSFFGNPTTFAFMDYVGVLPHKNLASTIPFMLFALFQMKFAIICPAIITGSFAERVRFISYLVFISLFTIFIYAPLCHAVWYPTGVLGSYFGVKDFAGGTVVHMSSGFAALAGVIVLGKRKNSQHIPTNIPFVLLGTGMLWFGWFGFNAGSALAANGTAAMAFATTTTSSAAAMLTWIFFDRMNGRKVSALGACIGAVVGLVAITPAAGYISVPESMFFGFVTALVSNTAVNCKYSKRFDDTLDVFACHGVGGIMGMILTAIFAHGEKASLLHGGWNVFGHHMMALVLVSVFTFFGAYFLFKVTNFIIPLRVSEESEHIGLDLSQHDESLDPKAQPITEPHYG, encoded by the coding sequence ATGAAAATAGAAAAACGCTGGATTATTTCCTTTATCATGATCAGTGTCGTTTGCACTATCGGTGCATTTTGGCCAACAGTAACAGAAAATAGTTATGTGCTATCAGAATTTGGAACGATAGACAATATTGTACCTGCTGATGTTGCCTGGATGCTTACTTCAAGCTGTCTGGTTCTTATCATGACACCAGGATTATCTTTCTTTTACGGCGGAATGGTGGGCAAAAAGAATGTGATCTCGACAATGCTTCAAAGTTTTATCTGCTTAGGTGTGGTAACGCTTTTATGGGTTGTAGTAGCTTTTAGCCTCGCTTTTGGAGATCCGGTTGGTTTTGGTTCTGGAGATCATTTTTACAGCTTTTTCGGCAATCCTACTACTTTTGCTTTTATGGATTATGTTGGGGTTCTGCCTCATAAAAATTTGGCAAGTACGATTCCGTTTATGCTTTTTGCCTTGTTCCAAATGAAATTTGCGATTATTTGTCCGGCAATTATCACGGGTTCGTTTGCAGAACGTGTTCGTTTTATTTCTTATTTAGTTTTTATCAGTTTATTTACAATTTTTATATACGCTCCTTTATGTCACGCCGTTTGGTATCCAACTGGAGTTTTAGGAAGTTATTTTGGAGTAAAAGATTTCGCTGGAGGAACTGTAGTTCATATGAGTTCTGGTTTTGCAGCTTTGGCTGGTGTTATTGTTTTAGGAAAAAGAAAAAACAGCCAGCATATTCCAACCAATATTCCGTTTGTATTATTAGGAACAGGAATGCTATGGTTTGGCTGGTTCGGATTCAACGCTGGTTCTGCTCTTGCTGCCAACGGAACTGCCGCTATGGCTTTTGCAACTACTACAACCTCATCTGCAGCCGCAATGTTAACTTGGATCTTCTTTGATAGAATGAACGGAAGAAAAGTTTCTGCCTTAGGAGCCTGCATCGGAGCGGTTGTTGGTTTAGTTGCCATTACACCTGCTGCGGGATATATCTCTGTACCAGAAAGTATGTTCTTCGGTTTTGTAACGGCTTTGGTTTCTAACACGGCTGTAAACTGTAAATATTCAAAAAGATTTGACGATACACTTGACGTTTTTGCGTGTCACGGTGTCGGTGGAATTATGGGAATGATTTTAACAGCAATATTTGCTCACGGAGAAAAAGCTAGTTTACTTCACGGAGGCTGGAATGTTTTTGGACATCACATGATGGCATTGGTATTGGTTTCTGTATTTACTTTCTTCGGAGCTTATTTCTTGTTTAAAGTAACCAATTTCATTATTCCGTTAAGGGTTTCTGAAGAATCAGAACACATCGGACTGGATTTATCACAGCACGATGAATCTCTTGATCCAAAAGCACAGCCAATTACAGAACCTCACTATGGTTAA
- a CDS encoding nuclear transport factor 2 family protein codes for MKKTLLLLLLVTSFANAQTDKDQINKTLDAWHKAAGEVKYDAYFSTLTDDAIYIGTDATENWTKKEFAIWAKPFFDKGTTWNFKALERHIFFDKTGKLAWFDELLDTQMKICRGSGVLVKVGKEWKIQHYVLSMTIPNDEVDAVTKIKTPIEDALIAKLQKK; via the coding sequence ATGAAAAAAACACTTTTACTTCTATTATTAGTCACTTCTTTTGCAAATGCGCAAACCGACAAAGATCAAATTAACAAAACGCTAGATGCTTGGCATAAAGCTGCCGGCGAGGTAAAATATGACGCTTATTTTAGTACTTTGACAGATGATGCGATTTACATTGGAACGGATGCAACCGAAAATTGGACTAAAAAAGAATTTGCAATTTGGGCAAAACCTTTTTTCGACAAAGGAACAACTTGGAATTTTAAAGCTTTGGAACGTCATATCTTTTTTGACAAAACTGGAAAATTAGCTTGGTTTGATGAATTGCTGGATACTCAAATGAAAATCTGCCGCGGTTCTGGAGTTTTGGTAAAAGTGGGGAAAGAATGGAAAATTCAGCACTATGTTTTATCCATGACAATTCCGAATGATGAAGTTGATGCTGTAACTAAAATCAAAACACCAATTGAAGATGCTTTAATAGCAAAGCTTCAGAAGAAATAA
- a CDS encoding LysE family transporter: MVYLTPLLSGFIAAAIGIIPPGLINMTAAKINLKEGKKNAFWFVIGAVLVIFFQVYVAVLFARVIDNRPDVVTLLREVGFVIFSILTIYFLFIAKDPITKKKSKIKKSSKKSRFFLGMLLSSLNFFPIPYYVVVSVTLASYHLFVFENNIIFTFVLGSVIGSFAVLYSYIAFFGRIEKKTDYLMRNMNTIIGSITGLIAIVTLFNILNYYFG, translated from the coding sequence ATGGTATATCTAACTCCATTACTTTCAGGTTTTATCGCCGCCGCCATTGGGATTATTCCGCCTGGATTAATCAACATGACAGCTGCCAAAATAAACTTGAAAGAAGGAAAAAAGAATGCTTTTTGGTTTGTTATTGGTGCCGTTTTGGTTATTTTTTTCCAAGTTTACGTAGCTGTTTTATTTGCTCGTGTAATTGACAACCGCCCAGATGTGGTAACGCTTTTGCGCGAAGTAGGTTTTGTTATTTTTTCTATTCTAACAATTTACTTTTTGTTTATTGCAAAAGACCCGATAACCAAGAAAAAATCGAAGATAAAGAAGAGCAGCAAAAAAAGTCGTTTCTTTCTCGGAATGCTGCTTTCCAGTTTAAACTTTTTTCCAATTCCGTATTATGTTGTAGTAAGTGTCACTTTGGCTTCGTATCATCTTTTTGTATTCGAAAACAATATCATCTTCACATTTGTACTGGGTTCGGTTATAGGCTCATTTGCCGTTTTATACAGCTACATTGCTTTCTTCGGAAGAATTGAAAAGAAAACCGATTACTTAATGCGGAACATGAATACCATAATCGGAAGTATTACGGGACTGATTGCTATTGTAACTCTTTTTAATATTCTGAACTATTATTTCGGATAA